One genomic segment of Suncus etruscus isolate mSunEtr1 chromosome 15, mSunEtr1.pri.cur, whole genome shotgun sequence includes these proteins:
- the QTRT1 gene encoding queuine tRNA-ribosyltransferase catalytic subunit 1 yields the protein MAATASPASFEAAPRILRLVAECSRSRARAGELRLPHGSVATPVFMPVGTQATMKGITAEQLDALGCRICLGNTYHLGLRPGPELIQKAQGLHGFMNWPHNLLTDSGGFQMVSLVSLSEVTEEGVRFRSPFNGEEMLLSPERSLEIQNALGSDIIMQLDDVVSSTVTGPRVEEAMHRSIRWLDRCIVAHKRPDKQNLFAIIQGGLDADLRATCLEEMTKRDVPGFAIGGLSGGESKDKFWKMVALSTSRLPKDKPRYLMGVGYATDLVVCVALGCDMFDCVFPTRTARFGSALVPTGNLQLKKKQFQKDFGPIDPECGCPTCKKHSRAFLHGLLHSDNTGALHHLTVHNIAYQLHLMSSVRTSILEKRFPDFVRDFMRTMYGHPTLYPSWAREALASVGITLEEADGDSTGPRREGMNGRN from the exons ATGGCGGCCACGGCCAGTCCCGCTTCCTTCGAGGCGGCCCCGCGCATCCTGCGGCTGGTGGCCGAATGCAGCCGCTCCAGGGCGCGGGCCGGCGAGCTGCGGCTGCCTCACGGATCCGTGGCCACGCCGGTGTTCATGCCCGTGGGGACCCAGGCCACCATGAAGGGGATCACCGCCGAGCAGCTGGACGCGCTAGGTTGCCGCATCTGCCTGGGCAACACTTACCACTTGGGCCTGAGGCCG GGTCCCGAGCTGATCCAGAAAGCTCAAGGCCTGCACGGCTTCATGAATTGGCCCCATAACCTGCTCACG GACAGTGGCGGCTTCCAGATGGTGTCCCTGGTGTCGCTGTCCGAGGTGACAGAGGAAGGTGTCCGTTTCCGTTCCCCCTTCAATGGCGAGGAGATGCTGCTGAGTCCTGAGAGGTCCTTGGAGATACAGAATGCGCTGG GCTCCGACATCATCATGCAGCTGGATGACGTGGTGAGCAGCACCGTTACTGGACCACGGGTGGAGGAAGCTATGCACAG GTCCATCCGTTGGCTGGACCGCTGCATCGTGGCTCACAAGCGACCAGACAAGCAGAACCTCTTTGCCATCATCCAGGGCGGGCTTGATGCTGATCTTCGGGCCACCTGTCTGGAAG AGATGACTAAGAGGGACGTGCCCGGCTTTGCCATTGGTGGCTTGAGCGGAGGCGAGAGCAAGGACAAGTTCTGGAAGATGGTGgcactgagcacctccaggctGCCTAAGGACAAACCCCGATACCTCATGGGGGTCGG TTATGCCACCGACTTGGTGGTCTGTGTGGCCCTCGGATGTGACATGTTCGACTGCGTTTTCCCCACGAGGACTGCG CGCTTTGGCTCCGCCCTGGTGCCCACCGGAAACCTGCAGCTGAAGAAGAAGCAGTTCCAGAAGGACTTCGGGCCCATAGACCCCGAGTGTGGCTGCCCCACCTGCAAAAA GCACAGCCGGGCCTTTCTGCACGGACTTCTCCACAGTGACAACACAGGGGCGCTGCACCATCTTACAGTGCACAATATTGCATACCAG CTGCATCTGATGAGCTCAGTCCGCACCAGCATCCTGGAGAAGCGGTTCCCCGACTTTGTGCGGGATTTCATGCGCACCATGTATGGGCACCCAACCCTCTACCCCTCCTGGGCCAGGGAAGCGCTGGCATCGGTGGGCATCACCCTGGAGGAAGCCGATGGAGACAGCACAGGGCCGCGGCGGGAAGGAATGAATGGAAGAAATTGa